A region of Salinibacter sp. 10B DNA encodes the following proteins:
- a CDS encoding Gldg family protein, with protein MSNAFAGFLANRREALLQVLLIAGSLIALTYTAHQFVWRADLTENNRYTLASASHDIAGELVDPVTVTAYFTANLPSRFGRTKEEFRALLQEFRAASDGNVEFRFVNPNESDEKARAARQAGIRPVTIDVRQRNKMTQKRAYLGAVFQYQERREVLSFIEPGSALEYTIASTIRKLTTKDNDVLGILQGHGEPSLSEMTQLRDALKGRYNLQTISGVDSTGVPANVDVLLVARPQERLSTQAVRALDQYVMRGGRMIVALNRARPNMRLGRARPQSTGLDSLLYDYGLPIRADLVRDRNASAVRVQQQRGGFNVVNQIRYPYIPQIANFSSHPISDGLDQVVFRFASSLDTTRTDTTAELTVLARSSEQSATVGLPTSIRPQQEWTVSDFSGANIPIAGVLEGTFTSGFADADTLSVERTQSPDTKLAVFGDGDFIVNGSGQRKRRLPEGNINLMANSIDYLADDTGLIALRTQRVTSRPLMQLAPTTQTVLKYLNVLLPILLVIGYGGIRYRRNQARRRRWKEDGISA; from the coding sequence ATGTCAAACGCATTCGCAGGCTTTCTTGCGAACCGGCGCGAAGCACTGCTACAGGTACTACTCATTGCGGGTAGTCTCATTGCTCTCACCTATACGGCCCATCAGTTTGTTTGGCGGGCTGACCTTACCGAGAACAACCGCTATACGCTTGCAAGTGCGAGTCACGACATTGCGGGGGAGTTGGTTGATCCAGTGACGGTAACAGCGTATTTCACGGCAAACCTTCCCTCTCGATTTGGGCGCACGAAAGAGGAATTTCGGGCACTGCTACAGGAGTTTCGGGCGGCGTCGGACGGAAATGTTGAGTTTCGATTCGTCAACCCCAACGAAAGCGACGAAAAGGCACGTGCAGCCCGGCAGGCGGGTATTCGTCCGGTCACCATTGATGTCCGCCAGCGAAACAAGATGACGCAGAAGCGGGCATATCTGGGAGCGGTCTTTCAATATCAGGAGCGGCGCGAGGTCCTGTCTTTTATCGAACCGGGGTCGGCACTGGAATATACCATCGCGAGCACGATACGGAAGCTTACAACGAAGGACAACGACGTCCTCGGAATTCTCCAGGGACATGGAGAGCCGTCGCTCAGTGAAATGACACAACTCCGCGACGCTTTAAAAGGCCGGTACAATCTACAGACGATTTCGGGCGTTGACTCCACCGGTGTACCGGCCAATGTCGATGTGCTTCTGGTGGCTCGACCACAGGAGCGGCTTTCTACTCAGGCCGTTCGTGCCCTCGACCAATACGTGATGCGAGGGGGACGAATGATCGTCGCGCTGAACCGGGCACGGCCGAACATGCGATTGGGGCGGGCGCGGCCTCAATCTACGGGGTTGGACTCTCTTCTGTACGACTACGGCCTTCCGATCCGAGCGGATCTCGTACGGGACCGAAACGCGTCCGCAGTGCGGGTTCAACAGCAGCGTGGCGGCTTCAACGTCGTAAATCAGATCCGATATCCGTACATTCCGCAAATCGCCAACTTCTCGTCGCACCCCATCAGCGACGGATTGGACCAGGTGGTTTTCCGCTTTGCGTCCTCACTGGATACGACCCGAACCGACACGACCGCCGAACTGACCGTATTGGCACGCTCGTCTGAACAGTCCGCGACGGTTGGCCTGCCGACAAGCATACGACCGCAACAGGAATGGACGGTGTCGGACTTTTCAGGGGCCAACATTCCGATCGCAGGGGTGTTGGAGGGGACCTTTACGTCGGGCTTTGCAGATGCGGACACCCTGTCAGTGGAGCGAACGCAAAGCCCCGACACGAAGCTTGCCGTGTTTGGGGACGGAGACTTCATTGTTAATGGGTCCGGTCAACGAAAACGGCGCCTCCCCGAGGGCAACATCAACCTCATGGCCAATAGCATCGACTACCTTGCGGATGATACGGGACTGATTGCCCTCCGGACGCAGCGGGTAACGAGCCGACCCTTGATGCAACTTGCCCCCACGACGCAGACTGTTCTGAAGTACCTGAATGTATTGCTTCCCATCCTTCTGGTGATTGGGTATGGGGGGATACGGTATCGGCGCAATCAAGCCCGACGCCGACGCTGGAAGGAGGACGGCATCAGCGCTTAG
- a CDS encoding ABC transporter permease, producing MHAVWTICKREINAFFDSLTAYVLLVIFLGLSGTFTWLFGQGDIFFVGEASLSTFFQVSFWTLFFFIPAVTMGMVAEERRSGTLELLATKPLDDLQIVAGKWLAAWGLVAIALAFTLPYYVTVAQLGPIDHGATLSGYIGLLLVSAVYVSIGIFASSLTSNQIVAFLLSLFIAVFLHLLFGQMASILPGRVANIAEFLDLQHHFQTMARGVIDAASVLYIATITIGAGLAATVTLKSRRWH from the coding sequence ATGCACGCCGTATGGACCATCTGCAAGCGTGAAATCAACGCGTTCTTCGACTCGCTCACGGCATACGTACTGCTCGTTATTTTTCTTGGCCTTAGCGGCACGTTTACGTGGCTGTTCGGGCAAGGAGACATCTTCTTCGTAGGGGAGGCTTCGCTCAGCACATTCTTCCAGGTGTCGTTCTGGACTCTTTTTTTCTTCATCCCGGCCGTTACGATGGGGATGGTGGCCGAGGAGCGACGCAGCGGGACCCTTGAGCTTTTGGCGACGAAGCCGCTGGACGACCTCCAGATCGTAGCAGGGAAATGGTTGGCTGCCTGGGGGCTTGTGGCCATTGCCCTGGCATTTACGCTCCCCTACTACGTGACCGTTGCGCAACTCGGCCCCATTGATCATGGCGCCACCCTCAGCGGATATATTGGCCTCCTGCTCGTGAGTGCCGTCTATGTGAGCATCGGCATTTTTGCGTCGAGCCTCACGAGCAATCAGATCGTAGCGTTTTTGCTCAGTCTCTTCATTGCCGTCTTTCTCCATCTCCTTTTTGGGCAGATGGCGAGCATTCTTCCGGGGAGGGTCGCCAACATCGCGGAGTTTCTGGATTTGCAACATCATTTTCAGACGATGGCCCGAGGTGTGATTGACGCGGCCTCCGTGCTTTATATAGCAACGATCACCATCGGTGCTGGGCTGGCGGCCACCGTCACACTCAAGAGTCGGAGATGGCACTAG
- a CDS encoding ATP-binding cassette domain-containing protein, with protein sequence MGITATNLTKVYGTQKAVDDISFEMNTGEVLGFLGPNGAGKSTTMRILTCYLSPTAGTASLDGYDIHEHPQEVRRRIGYLPENTPLYTDMPVVDYLRLSADLQAVPQDKATQRIQEMMDVCGLGPERHKRIGELSKGFQQRVGLAQALLHDPPVLILDEPTTGLDPNQIAEIRELIKEIGKEKTVMLSSHILKEVEMTCDRILIIDQGQIVADGPTEELRKQFMGGARLRVRIDVPDTDDVYAAFESLDGVSSVQRTDGYYELVADREDDLAADVFHLCIDRGWTLTELTPLESSLEDVFRELTETPETPGGLEKAPAG encoded by the coding sequence ATGGGCATCACTGCGACGAACCTCACGAAGGTCTACGGCACACAGAAGGCCGTAGACGACATCAGCTTTGAGATGAATACGGGAGAGGTACTGGGGTTTTTGGGCCCGAATGGGGCCGGCAAAAGCACGACAATGCGCATCCTCACGTGCTACCTCAGCCCCACTGCGGGTACAGCGTCGCTTGATGGATACGACATCCACGAGCATCCCCAAGAAGTGCGACGTCGGATTGGATATCTACCGGAGAACACCCCGTTATACACCGACATGCCGGTGGTCGATTATCTCCGTCTCTCGGCCGACCTGCAAGCAGTACCGCAGGACAAGGCTACTCAGCGGATTCAGGAGATGATGGATGTGTGTGGTCTTGGGCCGGAGCGTCACAAGCGCATTGGGGAACTGTCGAAGGGATTTCAACAGCGCGTAGGACTCGCACAGGCCCTGCTACACGATCCCCCGGTCCTCATTCTGGATGAGCCTACGACCGGTCTTGACCCGAACCAGATCGCCGAAATTCGGGAGTTGATTAAAGAGATTGGCAAGGAAAAGACGGTCATGCTGAGCTCCCATATCCTGAAAGAAGTGGAGATGACGTGTGACCGTATTCTCATTATTGATCAGGGGCAGATTGTGGCCGATGGACCCACAGAAGAGTTGCGAAAACAGTTTATGGGGGGGGCCCGACTTCGGGTTCGAATTGACGTTCCCGATACTGATGATGTGTATGCAGCGTTCGAGAGCCTGGACGGGGTTAGCTCTGTTCAACGCACGGACGGCTACTACGAGCTCGTTGCCGACAGGGAGGACGATCTTGCTGCTGATGTATTCCATCTTTGTATCGATCGGGGCTGGACCCTTACCGAATTGACTCCTCTTGAGTCGAGTTTGGAAGATGTCTTCCGAGAACTGACAGAGACGCCGGAGACCCCTGGGGGATTGGAGAAAGCACCGGCAGGTTGA
- a CDS encoding RluA family pseudouridine synthase, with the protein MSTSSDHFHPDDYKAEVTRKENVVEVNVPNSFSGQKRVDKYLTRFYPDASRTKIQRSIRKGHIAVNGEEVQKSYLIEPGDRILFRLIRKPPMEAEPEDLPLDVVYEDEDLLVVNKQPGMVVHPAPGHRSGTLVHAVLHHVDGGTVSADDSKEAGRDEDVGLSMVNALPESPDHPVVRPGIVHRLDKGTSGLLVVAKRDRAHTALADQFKAHTVDRHYRAILWGHLDPPNGRIEGAIGRDPHHRQRMAVVSEENGKWAVTHYQTIERLENTSVVDFWLETGRTHQIRVHSQYRNHPILGDPKYGGQSIRYGTQSTERRARFDQIFEILPHPALHAYRLGFTHPRTGKQLNFEVDPPSHWEEVLELIRSGVGEG; encoded by the coding sequence ATGTCAACCTCCTCTGATCACTTCCATCCGGATGACTACAAAGCCGAGGTGACTCGAAAGGAGAATGTTGTCGAAGTCAACGTTCCCAACTCATTTAGCGGACAGAAGCGAGTTGATAAGTATCTGACCCGGTTCTATCCGGATGCCTCCCGCACGAAAATTCAACGGTCGATCCGGAAGGGACACATTGCTGTAAATGGGGAAGAGGTGCAAAAGTCTTATCTCATTGAGCCGGGCGACCGGATCCTTTTTCGCCTGATCCGTAAGCCCCCAATGGAAGCGGAGCCTGAAGATCTCCCCCTCGATGTTGTGTATGAGGATGAGGATCTACTGGTGGTCAATAAGCAACCCGGGATGGTCGTGCACCCAGCCCCCGGCCATCGCTCGGGGACACTGGTCCACGCCGTACTCCATCATGTAGACGGTGGAACGGTATCTGCCGATGATTCGAAGGAGGCGGGAAGGGATGAAGACGTAGGGCTATCGATGGTGAACGCTCTTCCGGAATCTCCAGACCACCCCGTCGTTCGTCCTGGAATTGTGCACCGCCTCGACAAAGGGACGTCCGGATTGCTGGTGGTTGCAAAACGAGATCGGGCACACACGGCCTTGGCTGACCAGTTCAAGGCACACACCGTAGATCGGCACTACCGCGCGATCCTGTGGGGACACCTCGATCCACCGAATGGGAGGATCGAAGGCGCAATTGGGCGGGATCCACACCATCGCCAGAGAATGGCCGTGGTGTCAGAAGAGAACGGGAAATGGGCTGTCACCCACTACCAGACCATAGAGCGATTGGAAAACACCTCTGTGGTTGACTTTTGGTTGGAGACTGGGCGTACACATCAGATCCGTGTACATTCTCAGTATCGCAATCATCCGATTCTTGGAGACCCGAAGTATGGGGGGCAGTCCATTCGTTATGGGACTCAGTCGACGGAGCGGCGTGCTCGCTTCGATCAAATCTTCGAAATTCTTCCCCATCCCGCACTCCATGCCTATCGATTGGGGTTTACGCACCCCAGGACGGGCAAGCAATTGAATTTCGAAGTGGATCCTCCTTCCCACTGGGAAGAAGTACTCGAGTTGATCAGATCCGGAGTGGGCGAGGGATAG
- a CDS encoding GldM family protein has protein sequence MAQGGGDIKQLRYRVMLALYLPILLYSFSTFDLKEQSVAAEKVEPILVGGQSTVVLGQEYTANAYLKASQLAKGGEITLRTDDKKVTVEGNENIQVATAELLAEGEDEKKIDYSVTMQYSQLKGDVSKTLNGSFTVRRPELVATSVATKSLYRRTRNQIRIDVPGLEGRPLQLESSSGSSVDGRQLTLSPSSNSVTVRAYLPSENGENVYLGEKEFAVIDPPRPQLRVLDAQGEQLANGDNISRARPTLQFQVEADPEFAKSYPQDANYRVRRAKVSIRKGLKASQEIGTFNLGQNSTLKAELIRGLSQVGAQSKDRVIIQLQDVVRINHAGQAIPVNLNESSLSYSFILA, from the coding sequence ATGGCACAAGGTGGTGGAGACATAAAACAGCTTCGGTATAGGGTGATGCTGGCTCTATACCTTCCGATTCTTCTGTACTCCTTCAGCACGTTCGACCTTAAGGAGCAGAGTGTTGCTGCAGAAAAGGTGGAACCCATCCTTGTGGGGGGACAGAGTACAGTCGTCCTTGGGCAAGAGTACACGGCCAACGCCTATCTGAAGGCTTCTCAACTTGCGAAGGGAGGAGAGATTACCCTGCGCACCGACGATAAGAAGGTGACGGTTGAGGGAAATGAAAATATCCAAGTTGCTACGGCCGAACTGCTTGCTGAAGGGGAGGACGAGAAAAAGATTGACTATTCTGTGACCATGCAGTATAGTCAGCTCAAGGGGGACGTAAGCAAGACTCTAAACGGGTCCTTTACTGTCCGTCGGCCGGAACTTGTGGCGACAAGTGTTGCCACGAAGTCGCTCTATCGGCGAACACGCAATCAGATCCGAATTGACGTTCCGGGACTTGAAGGGCGTCCGCTGCAACTCGAATCCTCATCTGGGTCCAGTGTAGATGGACGTCAGCTCACCTTGAGTCCTTCCTCGAACAGTGTCACGGTTCGGGCGTACCTGCCCTCTGAGAACGGTGAAAATGTGTATCTGGGGGAGAAAGAGTTTGCAGTCATTGACCCTCCCCGTCCCCAGTTGAGGGTGCTTGATGCCCAGGGAGAACAGTTAGCAAATGGGGATAATATTTCTCGGGCACGTCCCACATTGCAATTCCAGGTTGAGGCCGATCCCGAGTTTGCCAAGAGCTATCCGCAAGATGCGAACTATCGGGTTCGCCGAGCGAAGGTCTCTATTCGTAAGGGGCTGAAGGCGAGTCAGGAGATTGGCACATTTAATCTCGGACAGAATTCAACTCTCAAGGCAGAATTGATCAGGGGGCTTAGTCAGGTTGGAGCTCAATCGAAGGACCGGGTGATCATTCAGTTGCAAGATGTGGTACGGATTAATCACGCCGGGCAAGCAATTCCGGTGAACCTGAATGAATCTAGTCTCTCGTATAGCTTCATATTGGCGTAG
- a CDS encoding SUMF1/EgtB/PvdO family nonheme iron enzyme: MAVLFLIAWGGWGGVEAFAQRLYVSGGAQLASQSIQSSIAGTNPAIQGGIQFESSEHLRFRLGGTYQNIYSVEGAMQIHYLGDSEPVNPYLTAGYGYFVNGSGERGVIPVGLGLEYGFAKNLALNVEMSGRFGVNEVVNGQRLNLNVMSAFLPSIGITYKPEKIDRRPAPTPVEGEAGEIAGNEGQFGGRSAENEIDSPFEDPVSGSQMAIQKFDIPYTLDSLKRADPLIVQRGQPAPFDDPGQTPITGSPTLSNDGTMVRLPDGSFIMGLTDEDPLDIQNAGRKKVTVSSFYIDRFEVTNKEYRDFVSDLSGEEREQRLPDSTAWDESVSRANWKTYFYGSERSDYPVVAVTWKDAKEYCKWEGKRLPTEAEWEYAARAGRVGGVYPWAGFSPRDPQGRYLANFNPGRQGQAADGYAFTAPVGTYPPNKWGLHDVAGNVAEWVEDAYTPSYSALSGLDPVYTDPEEDRRVVRGGSWASNAFQIGVGVRNFQQKDEASSRIGFRCAADISSIEGQQESLGPQPTPPPQNQPQPGANQNGGNAQQPGQQGQGGPPQTPTPTQGGGGQQGAPDTPQTGGQGGNGNQGGNSGGGL; encoded by the coding sequence TTGGCGGTTCTCTTTCTCATCGCCTGGGGAGGCTGGGGAGGAGTAGAGGCCTTCGCGCAGCGCCTGTATGTGAGTGGTGGAGCACAGCTTGCTTCCCAGTCGATTCAGAGCTCGATTGCTGGAACGAATCCGGCGATTCAGGGAGGTATCCAGTTTGAGTCGTCTGAGCATCTCCGCTTTCGACTAGGGGGGACGTACCAGAACATTTACTCCGTAGAGGGGGCGATGCAGATCCATTACTTGGGGGACAGTGAACCAGTAAATCCCTACCTCACCGCCGGGTACGGGTATTTTGTCAACGGCTCAGGAGAACGTGGCGTGATTCCTGTGGGGTTAGGTCTTGAGTACGGGTTTGCGAAAAACCTTGCGCTCAATGTCGAAATGAGCGGCCGATTTGGGGTGAATGAGGTCGTGAATGGACAGCGGCTCAATCTGAACGTGATGTCTGCCTTCTTGCCAAGTATCGGGATTACATACAAGCCGGAGAAGATCGACCGGCGGCCCGCCCCCACTCCTGTAGAGGGAGAGGCTGGAGAGATTGCTGGAAATGAAGGCCAGTTCGGTGGCCGTTCGGCCGAGAATGAGATCGACAGTCCCTTTGAGGACCCGGTGTCCGGGTCTCAGATGGCCATTCAGAAGTTTGACATTCCTTATACTCTTGACTCGCTGAAGAGGGCTGATCCCTTGATCGTGCAGCGCGGTCAACCTGCCCCGTTCGATGATCCCGGACAGACCCCGATTACAGGATCCCCAACGCTTTCGAACGATGGAACGATGGTGCGCCTGCCGGACGGATCCTTCATTATGGGGCTGACAGATGAAGACCCGCTCGATATCCAAAACGCCGGACGGAAGAAGGTTACCGTCAGTTCGTTCTACATCGACCGGTTTGAGGTTACGAACAAAGAGTACCGGGATTTTGTGAGCGATCTCTCTGGGGAGGAGCGGGAGCAGCGATTGCCCGACTCCACCGCCTGGGACGAGTCAGTGAGCCGAGCCAACTGGAAGACCTACTTCTACGGATCCGAGCGTAGTGACTATCCCGTTGTTGCTGTGACGTGGAAGGATGCAAAAGAGTACTGTAAGTGGGAAGGGAAGCGCCTTCCGACGGAGGCAGAATGGGAGTATGCGGCACGAGCCGGACGAGTTGGCGGAGTATACCCATGGGCAGGATTCTCTCCACGTGATCCTCAAGGACGGTACCTCGCGAACTTTAATCCTGGTCGGCAGGGGCAGGCAGCCGACGGGTACGCATTCACTGCTCCTGTGGGTACGTATCCGCCCAATAAGTGGGGGCTCCACGACGTGGCAGGAAACGTAGCAGAATGGGTTGAAGATGCATACACGCCCAGTTACTCCGCCCTCTCGGGCCTCGATCCGGTGTATACGGATCCGGAGGAGGACCGGCGTGTGGTGCGTGGGGGATCCTGGGCGTCGAATGCCTTCCAAATTGGGGTTGGCGTGCGAAATTTTCAGCAGAAGGATGAAGCCTCCTCACGAATTGGGTTCCGCTGTGCTGCGGATATTAGCTCCATTGAGGGACAGCAAGAGAGCCTAGGGCCTCAGCCTACGCCGCCTCCACAGAATCAGCCCCAGCCGGGAGCAAACCAGAATGGTGGAAATGCCCAGCAGCCTGGACAACAAGGCCAGGGGGGACCTCCTCAGACGCCTACGCCGACTCAGGGCGGTGGCGGGCAGCAGGGGGCCCCAGACACACCTCAGACCGGCGGGCAGGGAGGAAACGGAAATCAGGGAGGAAACAGTGGAGGGGGGCTTTAG
- a CDS encoding YifB family Mg chelatase-like AAA ATPase, giving the protein MLSQVWSSATHGVEALPVEIETNVASGMRGLSVVGLPRAAVRESFDRVRAALENNGIPVEWGRITINLAPADVPKESAAFDLPMAVGWVAASTDLVDEAMLDRYWLTGELALDGTVRPVNGVLPMAMKAREEGCEGVLVPAENAAEAAVVEGLTVFPIASVPEAFEVLESRGEAGPEPYTNDMAALYERARQYTRDMRDVRGQENVKRALEVAAAGGHNALMVGPPGSGKTMLARRVPTILPPLSSDEALETTKIHSVSGELQSEHGLLATRPFRAPHHTISDAGLCGGGAHPSPGEISLAHNGVLFLDELPEFQRRVLEVLRQPMEEGNITISRAQSTVTYPAQFMLIASMNPCPCGHLNDPNRECVCTPSQVQRYLGKISGPLMDRIDLHVEVTPVDFDDMSADRSGASSESIRKRVVEARSQQEERFCDGNVHCNAQMGAQAVQSHCELDEAGTNLLRTATDRLGLSARGYTRILKVARTVADLEQASQIQPDHVSEAIQYRSLDRSWWNG; this is encoded by the coding sequence ATGCTCAGTCAAGTTTGGAGCAGTGCCACACACGGCGTCGAGGCACTTCCCGTCGAAATTGAAACCAACGTCGCATCTGGAATGCGGGGCTTGTCGGTCGTTGGGCTGCCGAGGGCGGCTGTTCGGGAGAGCTTCGATCGCGTACGGGCCGCTCTCGAAAATAACGGCATTCCGGTAGAGTGGGGACGGATCACCATTAATCTCGCGCCGGCCGATGTCCCGAAAGAAAGTGCGGCTTTTGATCTTCCAATGGCCGTGGGGTGGGTAGCAGCTAGCACCGATCTCGTGGACGAGGCCATGCTGGACCGGTATTGGCTGACCGGTGAGTTGGCACTCGACGGCACTGTGCGTCCGGTGAACGGCGTGCTGCCAATGGCAATGAAGGCACGAGAGGAGGGATGCGAGGGCGTATTGGTTCCGGCGGAAAATGCAGCAGAGGCGGCAGTTGTGGAGGGGCTGACCGTATTCCCGATTGCAAGCGTCCCCGAAGCGTTTGAGGTGCTGGAGTCGAGGGGAGAGGCAGGGCCAGAGCCGTACACCAACGACATGGCCGCTCTGTACGAACGAGCACGCCAGTACACACGAGACATGAGGGATGTTCGGGGACAGGAAAATGTGAAACGAGCCCTGGAGGTGGCAGCCGCCGGTGGACACAATGCACTGATGGTAGGGCCCCCGGGGTCGGGAAAAACAATGCTTGCCCGACGAGTCCCAACGATTCTGCCTCCCCTCTCGTCGGATGAGGCCCTGGAGACGACGAAGATTCACTCGGTGAGTGGAGAGCTTCAGAGCGAGCATGGGCTCTTGGCTACTCGTCCATTTCGGGCTCCCCACCACACGATTTCCGATGCCGGGTTGTGTGGCGGAGGGGCACATCCCTCTCCGGGGGAAATATCCCTTGCACACAACGGAGTGCTCTTTTTGGACGAGTTGCCGGAGTTTCAGCGACGGGTTTTGGAGGTGCTCCGGCAGCCGATGGAAGAAGGAAACATTACGATTAGCCGAGCACAGTCGACAGTGACCTATCCGGCACAGTTTATGCTGATAGCCTCCATGAACCCGTGCCCCTGCGGGCACCTAAACGACCCGAACCGAGAATGCGTGTGTACGCCCTCTCAAGTTCAGCGATATTTGGGGAAAATCAGCGGTCCTCTGATGGACCGGATTGATCTTCATGTTGAAGTGACGCCCGTTGATTTCGACGATATGAGTGCTGATCGGTCCGGGGCATCATCGGAATCGATTCGAAAACGGGTGGTGGAGGCCCGTTCGCAACAAGAAGAGCGGTTTTGCGATGGAAATGTTCATTGTAATGCCCAGATGGGGGCACAGGCAGTACAATCCCATTGCGAACTCGACGAGGCTGGGACGAATTTGCTCCGTACAGCGACCGATCGGCTCGGGCTGAGTGCACGGGGATACACGCGCATATTAAAGGTGGCACGAACGGTTGCAGATTTGGAACAGGCATCGCAAATTCAACCCGATCATGTATCGGAGGCCATTCAGTACCGCTCTCTCGACCGCAGTTGGTGGAATGGGTAG
- a CDS encoding peptidase: MQRLLFLFLDGVGLAPPSTDNPFSDSGHKTLHHLAHNQDWCRPFVPHSSALHLVRSLDATLGVEGLPQSGTGQASLFTGVNCAEQVGRHFGPFPHSDTHSALDTRNVFRQIQDLQSSSPLPAAFANAFPPQYFDASRRRSTVTTYCCSAASVPLRDISDLREGRALPADLTGTIWREHLNLDISEQSLETAAHTLGSIGQKHVCTLFEYFLTDKVGHRRIDTPPANLLTVLDTFLSALLDVLTPAHDTLLITSDHGNLEDTSHTQHTRNPVPLIVYGWAAPFFADATDLTDVTPSIVRALRSVL; this comes from the coding sequence ATGCAGCGACTTCTCTTCCTCTTTCTCGACGGCGTTGGTCTGGCCCCTCCCAGCACAGACAACCCGTTTTCCGATTCCGGACACAAAACACTTCACCACCTTGCCCACAACCAAGACTGGTGTCGGCCCTTTGTCCCTCACTCTTCCGCACTACACCTCGTTCGTTCCCTAGATGCCACCCTCGGGGTGGAGGGCCTCCCACAGAGCGGTACGGGTCAGGCAAGTCTCTTCACAGGAGTAAATTGTGCCGAACAAGTCGGTCGTCACTTCGGCCCCTTCCCCCACTCCGACACCCACTCTGCCCTCGACACCCGGAACGTATTTCGGCAGATTCAAGACCTCCAGTCGTCTTCCCCCCTTCCTGCAGCCTTTGCCAACGCGTTTCCTCCGCAGTACTTCGACGCTTCCCGGCGGCGCTCCACCGTTACGACGTACTGCTGCTCGGCTGCCTCCGTCCCCCTTCGCGACATTTCCGACCTCCGAGAGGGACGGGCCCTGCCCGCCGACCTAACCGGGACGATCTGGCGCGAGCACCTGAACCTTGATATCTCCGAGCAGTCTTTAGAAACTGCTGCTCACACCCTTGGATCGATCGGGCAAAAACACGTCTGTACGCTGTTTGAGTACTTCCTGACCGACAAGGTCGGCCACCGCCGGATCGACACTCCTCCTGCCAACCTCCTCACCGTTTTGGATACGTTTCTGTCTGCCCTGCTCGACGTGCTGACGCCCGCCCACGACACCCTCCTCATCACCAGCGATCACGGCAATCTCGAGGACACGTCGCACACGCAACATACCCGAAATCCGGTGCCGCTGATCGTGTACGGTTGGGCTGCCCCCTTCTTTGCCGATGCCACCGACCTCACCGACGTCACCCCTAGCATTGTTCGGGCGCTGCGGTCCGTCCTTTAG